The Paludibacter jiangxiensis DNA segment ATTCAAGGATCTGTTTGCCTGTCTGACAGAAAACGCATCCATGGTGGGCATCGTGGCAATTGAGAATACTATTGCAGGCAGCTTGCTTCCAAACTACAATTTACTGAGAGAAAGCAGACTGACCATTATCGGCGAACACAAGCTTCGCATCCGCCACAATCTGGTGGCTATGCCGGGACAAACCATCGACGACATCAAAGAGGTTCATTCTCACTACATGGCATTGTTGCAATGCGAAGAGTTTCTGGCAGCTCATCCACATATCAAGCACGTGGAAGCCGAAGATACTGCTGCCGAAGGGCTCCGCATATCGGAGGAAAAGGCAATGGGACAAGCCGCTATCTGTAGCAAATATGCCGCCGAACTGTTCGGACTGGAGATTCTGGCAAAAGGGATTGAGACCAACAAGCATAATTTCACCCGTTTTCTGATTATCGGCAACGAAATTATGCGCGACAAACTGGCCGGAGACCGTGAAAAGAACAAAGCATCGCTCGTTTTTTCATTGCCTCACGAAGAGGGCAGCCTCTCCAAAATTCTCACCATCCTCTCTTTTTACAACATCAACCTTACCAAAATACAGTCATTACCGGTTGTCGGTCACGAATGGGAATACCTCTTTTATATCGATGTCAAGTTCAACGACTTCGTCCGATACCGCCAATCGCTTGATGCCATTATTCCACTGACCAAGAAACTGAGGATTTTGGGCGAATACGCCGAAGGAGAACAGACAATCTAATTTAGGAATTTGGAGATTTGAAAATTTGGAAATGTAGTCTGAAATCTTGAAACTCCCGATTTCAATTGTAAATCGTAAATGAATAAATTGTAAATAAACAACATATGTCACTAAATATCAAGCCGGCCAACCGGTTAAACACCGTCAGCGAATACTATTTCTCGAAAAAGCTTCGCGAAATAGACGAAATGAACAAAGCAGGCAAGAACGTTATCAGTCTGGGAATTGGAAAACCCGACCTGCCTCCTTCCGAAAACACCATCAAGGCGTTGAATGAAGAGTCGCTCAAACCGGATGTTCATGGTTATCAGAGCTACATCGGTATTCCCGAGCTGCGCAAAGGCTTCGCCGACTGGTATCAAAAATGGTTCGGTGTGGAGTTGAATCCGGCAAACGAAATCCAACCGCTCTTCGGATCGAAGGAGGGCATTCTGCATATTTCGCTGGCATTTCTCAATCCGGGCGACGGCGTACTGGTTCCCAATCCGGGCTATCCGACCTACATGTCGGTAAGCCGCTTAGCCGAAGCCAACGTCATCAGTTACTATCTGGACGAAAACAACGGCTGGCAACCCGATTTTGAAGCGCTCGAAAAACTCGATCTGAGCAATGTAAAACTGATGTGGGTGAACTATCCCAACATGCCGACCGGTGCACCGGCCACCAAAGAGCTGTTCGACAAGCTGGTAGCCTTCGGCAAAAAGCACAGCATCGTTATTTGCAACGACAATCCCTACAGCTTCATCCTCAACGAAAACCGTCTAAGCCTGTTGGCTGCCGAAGGGGCAAAAGATATTTGCATCGAACTCAATTCCATGAGCAAATCGCACAACATGTCGGGCTGGCGTATGGGCCTGGTGGCCTCCAATCCTCAGTTTATCGAATGGATTCTGCGCGTGAAGAGCAATATCGACTCCGGCATGTTCCGCCCCATGATGGTGGCCGCTGCCGAAGCATTGAAAAATACGGAAGAGTGGCACCGCGAAAAAAATATTGAGGTTTACCAAAAACGCCGGGTTATTGCAGAGAAGATAATGCAACAAATGGGTTGTACCTTTGACCCCAAACAGGTGGGCATGTTCCTTTGGGGTAAAATCCCTGACCAATACAAAGATGCAGGCGAACTGGCCGACAAAGTACTGTACAATGCGCATGTATTTGTGACACCCGGATTTATCTTCGGCGATAAGGGCAATCGCTATGTGCGATTGTCACTCTGTGCCACCGAAAAAATGCTGGAAGAATCGCTGGAACGCATCTGCAAAGTACTCAGTACACAGTAAACAGTACGCAGTGCCGACATCATAACACTCAACTTATGTTTAAAAATCTAACATCGTTGAAAGCCTATCAAATGGCATATCGTTTAGCCTTAGATATTTATGAACGAAGCAAACAATTTCCAAAAGAGGAACAATATTCTCTTACCGATCAGATTCGAAGGAGTTCCCGCTCTGTTTGCACAAACATTGGCGAAGCGTATCGCAAACGACTATACGAAAAGCATTTTATATCAAAACTTTCGGATGCGGACGGCGAATGTACGGAAACGTTGATATGGCTTAATTTTGCAAAAGATTTTCAATACATTACGGAAGAAGAATTCAAAGAATACATTGAGCAATACGAACAAGTAGGCAATTTAATTGGCTACATGATGTCTCATCCCGAAAAATTCAGATAACAAAAAACACTATAGAAGCAGATTTACTGAGTACTGCTGACTGCGTACTGAGTACTTCCTAAAATAACGAATCATAATAATAAATTGAACGATATGGATTTACAACCAATTTTCGAACCGATTACCGAAGAGAACCGTCCTTTGGTGATTGCCGGCCCCTGTAGCGCCGAAACAGAAGAACAAACCGTGGAAACGGCTAAACAACTTGCCTCAAAAGGCATTAAAATATTTCGTGCCGGCATTTGGAAACCCCGTACTAAACCGGGTGGATTTGAAGGCATTGGCAGCGAGGGGCTTTCCTGGCTGCAAACCGTAAAACAGGAAACCGGCATGTTGACCGCCACCGAAGTAGCCACCGCCAAACATGTGGAAGAAGCGCTCAAAGCCGGAGTGGACTTGTTGTGGGTAGGAGCCCGCACTACCACCAATCCGTTTGCCGTACAGGAAGTTGCCGACACATTGAAAGGAGTGGACGTCCCTGTATTAGTTAAAAATCCGGTCAACCCTGATATTGAGTTATGGATCGGGGGATTAGAACGTATCTACAACGCAGGTATCCGCCGCCTGGGGGCTATCCACCGCGGATTCAGCACCTACGACAAAACCATCTACCGCAATACACCCCAATGGCACATCCCCATCGAGTTGCGCCGTCGTCTGCCCGAGGTGCCCATCATTTGCGACCCGAGCCATATTGGTGGCCGTCGCGAACTGATCGCTTCCATCTCGCAACAGGCGCTCGACCTCAACTTCGAGGGCTTGATCATCGAATCACATTGTACGCCCGACGACGCATGGAGCGATAAAAACCAGCAAATCACACCCGACGTACTGGCCGAAATCCTCACACACTTAGTAGTTCGCAAAACCAACCAGACCACCGAAGACTTGTCTATTCTCCGCCGTCAGATCGACGATTTGGACAACAAGTTGCTGGAAGTGTTGGCAAAACGTTTCCGTGTGTCGCGCGAAATCGGAACTTACAAGAAAGAGCACAACATGGCTGTTCTACAGACAGTTCGTTACGACGAAATTCTGAAAGACCGTATCGCTCAGGCCGAAAGCATGGATATTAATGGCGAATTTATGAAAACCGTACTCGAAGCCATCCACGAAGAGTCAGTACGGGTACAGCTCGAACTGATCAATAAAAAATAAAAATCATAGTTGTAAGTGGTAAGTGATAAGGTATAAGTCGGTCTACAAACCGATTTACTTATCACTTACAACTTATCACTTATCACTACTATCATGCGCATTTTGATTCTCGGAGCCGGAAAGATGGGCTCCTTCTTTACTGACGTACTGAGTTTTCAGCACGAAGTGGCGGTATACGATGCCGACCCTAAGCGCCTGCGTTTTGTCTACAACACCATCCGCATGTCGCAATTGGAGGAAATCAAAGAGTTTGATCCCGAACTGGTTATCAATGCGGTGACCATCAAACACACGCTGGAGGCATTTAAAAACGTCATGCCTTTTCTTTCTAAGAATTGTATACTGTCCGATATTGCTTCGGTAAAAACCGGACTGCCCGAATTTTACCAGAACTGCGGTTTCCGTTTCGTGTCGTCGCACCCCATGTTCGGCCCCACCTTTGCAAGCCTGAGCGACCTCTCCACGCAGAGCGCCATCATCATTGCCGAGTCCGACCACCTGGGCAAGGTATTCTTCAAAGACCTCTACAGTTCATTGAAACTGAACATTTTTGAATACACCTTCCGCGAACACGACGAAACAACGGCCTACTCGCTCTCCATTCCGTTTGCTTCCACACTGGTATTCGCCTCGGTGATGAAGCACCAGGAAGCGCCGGGCACCACCTTCAAGCGCCATCTGGCCATTGCCCACGGACTGCTGTCGGAAGACGATTACCTGCTGCAGGAGATACTCTTCAACCCCTACACGCCGGAACAGTTGACCAACATCCGCGAAGAGCTCGGTAATCTGCTCGACATTATCGAACACAAGGACGCCGACCGCATGAAGGCCTACCTAAAAAAAGTACGGGAAAATATTCAGTAAGCGTTACGCAACCAACCGTACACCGTAGAGACGTTGCATGCAACGTCTCTACACAATCCCCAATCAGCGAATCATGAAAATGGTTCGCTTTTTTGTTTTTATTCGTTTCGTGCTGCCCTACCTGTTAATTCAACTATTTTTACATAAAGATTTCCTACATTTGTACTATGAATATATAGCAATTGATGCACGTATTGCATATATCCACTATAAGAGATATGTGCAACAAATAACGAGTAAGTTGCACATATATTTTGTTAGCAACAAGCGTAAGAAACCGCAGAATAGACATGATAAGATTTAATATATAATGAGACAAACCAAATTTGATATAGCCCTTTCATTTGCAGGAGAACAAAGAGAATATGTAGACCAAGTTGCTAATATTTTAAATCAAAAAGGAATATCAACTTTCTATGACAAATTTGAAGAAGCAAATCTATGGGGTAAAAATTTATATGATTATCTTTCTGATGTTTACATGAATCAAGCGAGATATACAATAATGTTTATCTCCAAAGATTATAGTAAAAAATTATGGCCAAATCATGAAAGGCAATCTATGCAAGCAAGAGCTTTTCAAGAAAGCTCAGAATATGTACTTCCTGCAAAATTTGATGATACAGAAATACCTGGAGTTTTACCAACAACTGGATATATAAGTCTTCAAAATAAAACTCCTGAAGAATTTGTCTACATTATTGAGAAAAAACTCATATTCAGCGGAGGAACTATACCGAGCGAGAATATACGTAGTGCCTTGTCTACAATCATTACAATTCCCAAAACAGAACCGAAGAACATAAGATTAACTGTAATGTCTGATAATAATCCAGTAGAGAGCGCCCAAGTATGTTTAATTGCAGATAATGGAACAACTTTAAACGCGACTACTGATAAAGAAGGGAATGCTAACTTTCATGTTGTAACAAGGAGATTATATTCTGTTCTAGTGGCACATCCTAAATATTCGTCCGCAATATTAGAGCAATTTGATACAACTGAAGATTTGAAAATAACATTAAAGTCTGTTGAAAATATTGGTTCAATTATTTGTAGTAGCACATGCTATATTAACGGTTTACAAGGTAGATTAAACCCAATTCTTGATTCGCCTAGAAGATATTTTTATGCTGATAATATAGCAATTGAAGGAGGAAAGGAGCAACCTGTAATGTTTGAACTTAATAAACCAGTACAAGTTGAGGACTGTAACGGTGTAATTATGAATCTAATTTTCAGATTTATGCGAGCAAGAATGTCTCTGATTGATTATGTAAAACCAATATTTGAATAATAAACGCCAGTTGCCAACACATACTCATAAACAATTGGAGTTTAAGTGGTTTGGCGCGCGTCGCTCTCGTTTGCATGCTTTCTGCTCGGTTGATAGGAAAGCGTCCACGAAGTCCCCAACTGCTTATAGCTTCATCCGTTAAACCGTATTCCCTGACAGCTCAGATTTTTGCTGGCGCGCTTTTCTAGAGCGTGCCCATTTCATGAAACTAAGTACGGAATAAAGTCCTGCCTTACAGGCAGAAGTCGTGCTTCAGCCTTTTACCGTAGGTCTACGACCCACGGTTATGAAAATCTAGTCTTTCAGACTTTGGAATAACGTTCGTCAGCAACACAAACACAGAAGCGAATGACTTGAAAATCAAACATTATCTATCATCAGCAGCAGACACAAATGACTTGAAAAGTCGAATTTCCATAACCGTAGGTCGAAGACCTGCGGAAGAACAGAATACCAAACTGATTTGCCTGAAAGGCAAGACAAATATTTAACCCCATGAGTTACACACGTTTATTATACCACATCGTATTTCGGACAAAAGATAGTAAAAACACCATCCCGGAAACCCATGAGAAGGAGTTATACGCCTATCTTATGGGCATTATCAACAACAAAAAATCGACGCTGTATCGTATTGGAGGCACAGCCAACCACATCCATCTACTGATAGACCTGCATCCCACCATTGCACTATCCGATTTTATGAAAGAATTGAAAGAGTACTCCAGTAAATGGATGGCTAAGAACCCGAACTTTCCTCACTTTGAAGGCTGGGCGGTTAGCTTTGCCGGCTTTACATACAATCTGAAGGAGAAGGAAACTATCATAAACTATATCAAAAACCAGAAAGAACACCACAAATCGGTTTCATTCGAAGAAGAATTTCGCAGTTTTTTGATAGAAAACGGTGTGGAGATCGATGAGCGTTACTTTCTGAAAGAGTGATGCAGTCCTGCCTTACAGGCAGAAATTGAGGGTTGCCTTCTACCGCAGGTCTGCGACCCGCGGTTATGAAAATCCGGTCTTTCAGACCATAGACAAACACCCTGCAGCAACATACAGACGGTAACGACTTGAAAAGTCGAAACTCGTATCACCCCATAGGAATAACATTCGCCAGCGCTACAAACGCAGAAGCAAATGACTTGAAAAGTCGAATCTTCATAACCGTAGGTCGAAGACCTGCGGATGTACATATTCTCAGGTTCATTTGCCTGAAAGGCAAGACTAAAAGATGATGCAGCAATGCGAGTCGGAACTCCGTTTGGCAATAGTCGCATAAGTTCGTATTTTTGCAGGGAGACACTTTCATTTCCAACCATCCGAAAATCCACTCCCATTCATGAAAAAGACGCTACTGTACATCGCCTGCGCACTATTGCTGGCCAATACCATCACCGCTCAAACCGGCACCAAAACTACTCCGACATTGAAAGATGCCTACAAAGGCGCTTTTAAAATCGGCTGCTCCGTCAACGATGCGATCGTCAGGGGTTCTGACTCTATCTCACGGCGGTTGGTACTTCAGCAGTTCAACGCCATTACCCCCGAAAACGTACTGAAAGCCGAGACCGTGCACCCAACTCCGGATGTCTGGAATTTTGCACCGGGCGATGCCTTCGTCAAGATGGGAGAAGTCAATCACCTGTTTGTTGTGGGGCACACGTTGATTTGGCACAACCAAACGCCCGACTGGTTTTTCAAGGATGCAGCAGGACACCCGAGGTCGCACGACGTCATGGTGGAACAGATGCGCAGCTACATTGCCACGGTAGTAGGAAGATATAAAAACCGCATCAACGCGTGGGACGTGGTCAACGAGCAGATAGACGAAAACGGAGCTTACCGTTCCACTGCCTGGGTAAACGCCATCGGTAACGGAGACGAGCTGATGAAACTGGCCTTTAAATTTGCCCACCAATACGCGCCGGATGCCGAGCTCTATTACAACGACTTCAACGTGTGGCGCCCGTCAAAGCGCGACGGCATTGCCCGCATGGTGCGTATGCTCAAAAAAGAGGGAATCCGCATCGACGGCATCGGTATACAGGGCCACTGGGGACTTAATTTCCCCAAAAAAGAATACATCGAAGCGGCCATCGATACCTTTGCCACGCTGGGCGTGAAGGTGATGATAACCGAACTGGATGTGGATGTATTGCCCATCACCAAAGAGGGACAGTTGATCGGCAAAATAATGAATGACCCACAATGGCAACACGAAGAGTTCAAAGCATTCCTTGATCCGTATCGCAACGGCCTCCCCGCCGATGTGGAGAAGCAACTGGCCGACCGCTATGCCGAACTGTTCGGCATCTTCTACAACAAACGCGACAAGATAGACCGCGTTACCGTGTGGGGATTGCACGACGGCATGTCGTGGAAAAACGACTACCCGGTTCCAGGCCGCATCAATTATCCTCTGCTCTATAGGCGCGACAAGACTCCTAAACCGGCTTTGGAAGCTGTATTGGCCGTACCGGAAAAGGCAAAAAAGCAATAATGCAAATCGGCAGTCGTATTATCCACATGTCATACGACTTTCAAATCAACACCCAAACACGCAATAAAACAGCAAAAAGTAATTTTTTTGAAAAATTTCCGACGAATTATTTGTCGGTTCAAAAAATAACTCTACCTTTGCCCTCACGAAACAACGAAAGTATGTCATTTCAAGCAGTAAATAAATTTTGGTGGTGGCGCTTACAACTTCAAAAAAGTCGTGAGTAGCATCGTCGCATATCTGTTTGAACACTAAATATCATTATTAGGTAAAAAGATAAAGCCCGTCGCAATCACGACGGGCTTTTTTTGTTTTCAAAAATGGTGCACACAGAGAACACTGAACTGACAGACAAACCCTGAAAATATTTCAAAATACAAATACAAGCATAACGAAAACCAGAATTATCAATCAATTTCTTTCTGCAAATTCCGTGTATTTCGAATGCAAAACAGACTCAAAACTATGAACTACGATGTAAATGAAAACGGTTACTACGGCGAATTCGGCGGAGCTTACATCCCCGAAATTCTCCATGTCAATGTTGAAAATCTGAGGAATAACTATCTGAAAATTCTTAGCGACCCCTCATTTCAGGAAGAGTTCAACGGTCTGATGCGCGACTACGTGGGTCGTCCTTCTCCACTCTACTTAGCAAAACGGTTGTCGGAAAAGTACGGCGCAAAAATCTACCTCAAACGTGAAGACCTCAACCATACCGGGGCACATAAAATCAACAACTCGCTGGGTCAGGTACTTTTGGCCCGCCGCATGGGTAAAACCCGCATCATTGCCGAAACCGGTGCCGGTCAGCACGGGGTGGCCACCGCAACAGTTTGTGCACTGCTCAACATGCCTTGTTTTGTCTACATGGGCGCCCTCGATGTGGAACGCCAACATCTCAACGTTCAGAAAATGGAGATGCTGGGAGCAACGGTAGTACCCGTGCACAGTGGCAACAAAACCTTAAAAGATGCCACCAACGAGGCCATCCGCGACTGGTGCTGCAACCCTGAGGATACCTACTACGTGATCGGTTCCACCATCGGTCCGCACCCCTACCCCGACATGGTTGCCCGCCTGCAATCGGTAATCAGCGAAGAGATGCAAAAACAGTTGCTGGAACACGAGGGACGCGACTATCCCGACTATATCGTTGCCTGTGTGGGAGGTGGAAGTAACGCTGCCGGCGCATTTTATCACTACCTGCACAACGACAAGGTAAAATTGATCGAAGCAGAAGCTGCCGGCAAAGGGATCGACACACCTTACTCTGCCGCCACCATTCATTTGGGACGCGAAGGAATTATCCACGGCTGCCGCACGCTTATTATGCAATCCGAAGACGGACAGATCGAAGAGCCCTACTCCATTTCGGCTGGTCTTGACTATCCGGGCATCGGACCAATACACGCTTATCTGGCTAAGACAAAACGGTCGACTGTACTCGCCATTACCGATGACGAAGCGCTGGAAGCAGCATTTTTGCTCACCAAAATAGAAGGCATCATTCCTGCAATGGAATCGGCTCACGCCCTGGCGGCACTCGAAAAACTGACCTTCAAACCCGACGATGTGGTGGTAGTCAACCTTTCGGGACGCGGAGACAAGGATATGGAAACTTACATTGCCAATCAAAAATAACGACATACTTATGCAAACAAATATCAGAACATATTCAAAGAGACTGTTGGGTGATCTTCACACTCCGGTTTCCATTTATCTGAAAATAAGGGATATTTACCCGGAATCGGTGTTACTCGAAAGCTCGGATTACCACGGAGGAGAAAACAGCTACTCGTTTATCGGACTGCGCGCCGCGGCGAAATTCATTGTCGAAAACGGAGCCATTTCGGAATATTATCCAAATGGAACGATCGTTCGCAAGGAAATCGATAACAGCTATCCGCTGCCCGAACACCTGAATGCTTTCGTCAAATCATTTGAGATCAAGGAGAACAATAACCATCTACCTTTCAACGGATTTTTCGGTTTCACGGCTTATGACGCGGTCCGTTATTTCGAGAAAGTAGACATTGTTCCCGACAAAAACGAAGCGCAGGTTCCCGACATGTATTACATTCTTTACAAATACATTATCGTGGTGAATCACTTCAAGAACGAACTCGAAATTATCGAAAACCTCTTCGATGGTGAACAAAGCGAGATAGACGACGTAGCCGGATTGCTTGACAACCGCAATTTTGCATCGTACAACTTCGAACCGATCGGCACCGAAAGTTCGAATATGAGTGACGAAGATTACCGCCAGTCGGTAGAAAAAGGGATTCAGCACTGCAAACGCGGCGATACGTTCCAGATTGTCCTTTCTCGCCGCTTCAGCCAACCTTTTGCCGGAGACGACTTCAAGGTGTATCGCGCACTGCGCTCCATCAATCCCTCGCCCTACCTCTTTTATTTCGATTTCGGATCGTTCCGTATCTTCGGCTCTTCGCCCGAAACGCACGTTCAGATCAAAAACGGCAAGGCCTATATCGACCCCATCGCCGGCACCTTCCGCCGTACGGGCGATGACGACAAAGACCGTCAGTTGGCCGAAGCGCTACTTAAAGATCCAAAAGAGAACGCTGAGCACGTGATGCTGGTAGATCTGGCCCGCAACGACCTGAGCCGCAACACCTCGGAAGTCGGACTGGAAATTTACAAAGAGGTACAATTCTATTCGCATGTCATTCATTTAGTTTCGCGTGTGAGCGGAAAACTGCTACCAGGCGTTAATCCGATACAGCTTTTTGCCGACACATTTCCGGCCGGAACGCTCTCGGGAGCACCCAAAGTACGCGCCATGCAATTGATTAACGAAATAGAACCGACCACCCGTGGTATTTATGGAGGTTGTATTGGCTACATCGGCCTTAACGGTGATATCAACCAGGCAATTACTATCCGTACGTTCCTGAGCAAGAACAATTCGCTTTACTATCAGGCAGGAGCCGGAATCGTTGCCAAATCGGTACCCGAAAGCGAACGACAGGAGGTAAGCAACAAACTCGGCGCACTGAAAACCGCTATCGACATGGCAGCAACGTTGAAAAATTAATTTGAAAATTTGAAGATTTGAGAATGTGAAAATTTAATCTGCAAAAACATGCAGAACATATTAAAAGCAATATTCTTTAGTCTTTGCTCTAAAAAAAACAAGCAATGAAAAAACTACTGATATTTGACAATTACGACTCGTTCACGTACAATCTGGTACATGCCGTTCGTAAACTGGGCTACACCAACATGGAGATAATCCGCAACGACAAAATCGCACTCGAAGAGGTGGATCGTTTCGATAAAATCCTTCTCTCACCGGGACCCGGAATTCCTTCGGAAGCAGGAATTCTGTTACCATTGATAAAAAAATATGCACCGACCAAATCGATTCTGGGCGTTTGTCTGGGCCATCAGGCCATTGCCGAAAGCTTCGGTGGAACGCTCGAAAACACCTCAGAGGTGTTTCATGGAGTAAGCACGCCTGTACACGTGGTCGATCCCGATCTGCTGTTCGACGATATGCCGACCACCTTCGATGCCGGGCGTTATCACTCGTGGATTGTGAGCCGTGACGGTCTGCCCGAATGCATCCGCGTAACTGCTGAATCAAGCGAAGGAACCATTATGGCATTAAGACACAAGGAGTACGATGTTCGCGGCGTTCAGTTCCATCCCGAATCGGTACTCACGCCGCTGGGAGAAACTCTGATTGCCAACTGGTTGAAAGCCCCGCAATTTAACAATCTGACAATATAAAAATATGCCAATCGAACGTTCAAAATTAAACTTTGAACATTAAACTTAAAGCAATGAAAGAAATTCTATACCGCCTTTTTGAACACCAGTACCTTGGCCGCGAAGAGGCCAAAACCGTACTGACCAACATGGCCGAAGGCAAATACAGCGAAGCTCAGATTGCTGCCTTTGTTACCGTTTACCTAATGCGCAGCATCACCGTCGACGAACTGATCGGATTCCGCGAAGCCCTGCTTGACATGCGCGTCCCGGTTGACCTGAGCGAATACAACCCCATAGACATCGTAGGTACGGGTGGCGATAACCACAACACCTTCAACATTTCGACACTGAGTTGCTTTGTAGTGGCCGGAGCCGGCTACAAAGTGGCCAAGCACGGCAACTTCGGAGCCACCTCGGTAAGCGGAGCCTCCAACGTAATGGAACAACACGGAGTAAAATTCACCAACGACAACGACCGGTTGCGACGTTCCATCGAAGAAACGAACATCGCCTACCTTCATGCACCAATGTTTAACCTGGCACTGAAAACCGTGGCGCCGGTGCGCAAAGCCTTACAGGTACGCAGCTTTTTCAACGTACTCGGCCCGTTGGTGAACCCCATTCAACCAAAACGCAACATGTTGGGGGTATTCAATCTGAAAATGGCACGTCTCTACTATTACCTCTACCAGCAAACCGGCGGTGATTTCTCTATCGTGCACAGTCTTGACGGATATGACGAAATTTCATTGACCAGTGACTTCAAAGTAATCACCAAATCCGGAGAAAAAATGTACACTCCA contains these protein-coding regions:
- a CDS encoding prephenate dehydratase is translated as MVKVAIQGIAGSFHDIAAQCYFGKENIELVPCTTFKDLFACLTENASMVGIVAIENTIAGSLLPNYNLLRESRLTIIGEHKLRIRHNLVAMPGQTIDDIKEVHSHYMALLQCEEFLAAHPHIKHVEAEDTAAEGLRISEEKAMGQAAICSKYAAELFGLEILAKGIETNKHNFTRFLIIGNEIMRDKLAGDREKNKASLVFSLPHEEGSLSKILTILSFYNINLTKIQSLPVVGHEWEYLFYIDVKFNDFVRYRQSLDAIIPLTKKLRILGEYAEGEQTI
- a CDS encoding pyridoxal phosphate-dependent aminotransferase translates to MSLNIKPANRLNTVSEYYFSKKLREIDEMNKAGKNVISLGIGKPDLPPSENTIKALNEESLKPDVHGYQSYIGIPELRKGFADWYQKWFGVELNPANEIQPLFGSKEGILHISLAFLNPGDGVLVPNPGYPTYMSVSRLAEANVISYYLDENNGWQPDFEALEKLDLSNVKLMWVNYPNMPTGAPATKELFDKLVAFGKKHSIVICNDNPYSFILNENRLSLLAAEGAKDICIELNSMSKSHNMSGWRMGLVASNPQFIEWILRVKSNIDSGMFRPMMVAAAEALKNTEEWHREKNIEVYQKRRVIAEKIMQQMGCTFDPKQVGMFLWGKIPDQYKDAGELADKVLYNAHVFVTPGFIFGDKGNRYVRLSLCATEKMLEESLERICKVLSTQ
- a CDS encoding four helix bundle protein — protein: MFKNLTSLKAYQMAYRLALDIYERSKQFPKEEQYSLTDQIRRSSRSVCTNIGEAYRKRLYEKHFISKLSDADGECTETLIWLNFAKDFQYITEEEFKEYIEQYEQVGNLIGYMMSHPEKFR
- a CDS encoding bifunctional 3-deoxy-7-phosphoheptulonate synthase/chorismate mutase type II; translation: MDLQPIFEPITEENRPLVIAGPCSAETEEQTVETAKQLASKGIKIFRAGIWKPRTKPGGFEGIGSEGLSWLQTVKQETGMLTATEVATAKHVEEALKAGVDLLWVGARTTTNPFAVQEVADTLKGVDVPVLVKNPVNPDIELWIGGLERIYNAGIRRLGAIHRGFSTYDKTIYRNTPQWHIPIELRRRLPEVPIICDPSHIGGRRELIASISQQALDLNFEGLIIESHCTPDDAWSDKNQQITPDVLAEILTHLVVRKTNQTTEDLSILRRQIDDLDNKLLEVLAKRFRVSREIGTYKKEHNMAVLQTVRYDEILKDRIAQAESMDINGEFMKTVLEAIHEESVRVQLELINKK
- a CDS encoding prephenate dehydrogenase, with translation MRILILGAGKMGSFFTDVLSFQHEVAVYDADPKRLRFVYNTIRMSQLEEIKEFDPELVINAVTIKHTLEAFKNVMPFLSKNCILSDIASVKTGLPEFYQNCGFRFVSSHPMFGPTFASLSDLSTQSAIIIAESDHLGKVFFKDLYSSLKLNIFEYTFREHDETTAYSLSIPFASTLVFASVMKHQEAPGTTFKRHLAIAHGLLSEDDYLLQEILFNPYTPEQLTNIREELGNLLDIIEHKDADRMKAYLKKVRENIQ
- a CDS encoding toll/interleukin-1 receptor domain-containing protein, which gives rise to MRQTKFDIALSFAGEQREYVDQVANILNQKGISTFYDKFEEANLWGKNLYDYLSDVYMNQARYTIMFISKDYSKKLWPNHERQSMQARAFQESSEYVLPAKFDDTEIPGVLPTTGYISLQNKTPEEFVYIIEKKLIFSGGTIPSENIRSALSTIITIPKTEPKNIRLTVMSDNNPVESAQVCLIADNGTTLNATTDKEGNANFHVVTRRLYSVLVAHPKYSSAILEQFDTTEDLKITLKSVENIGSIICSSTCYINGLQGRLNPILDSPRRYFYADNIAIEGGKEQPVMFELNKPVQVEDCNGVIMNLIFRFMRARMSLIDYVKPIFE
- the tnpA gene encoding IS200/IS605 family transposase — encoded protein: MSYTRLLYHIVFRTKDSKNTIPETHEKELYAYLMGIINNKKSTLYRIGGTANHIHLLIDLHPTIALSDFMKELKEYSSKWMAKNPNFPHFEGWAVSFAGFTYNLKEKETIINYIKNQKEHHKSVSFEEEFRSFLIENGVEIDERYFLKE
- a CDS encoding endo-1,4-beta-xylanase; amino-acid sequence: MKKTLLYIACALLLANTITAQTGTKTTPTLKDAYKGAFKIGCSVNDAIVRGSDSISRRLVLQQFNAITPENVLKAETVHPTPDVWNFAPGDAFVKMGEVNHLFVVGHTLIWHNQTPDWFFKDAAGHPRSHDVMVEQMRSYIATVVGRYKNRINAWDVVNEQIDENGAYRSTAWVNAIGNGDELMKLAFKFAHQYAPDAELYYNDFNVWRPSKRDGIARMVRMLKKEGIRIDGIGIQGHWGLNFPKKEYIEAAIDTFATLGVKVMITELDVDVLPITKEGQLIGKIMNDPQWQHEEFKAFLDPYRNGLPADVEKQLADRYAELFGIFYNKRDKIDRVTVWGLHDGMSWKNDYPVPGRINYPLLYRRDKTPKPALEAVLAVPEKAKKQ
- the trpB gene encoding tryptophan synthase subunit beta is translated as MQNRLKTMNYDVNENGYYGEFGGAYIPEILHVNVENLRNNYLKILSDPSFQEEFNGLMRDYVGRPSPLYLAKRLSEKYGAKIYLKREDLNHTGAHKINNSLGQVLLARRMGKTRIIAETGAGQHGVATATVCALLNMPCFVYMGALDVERQHLNVQKMEMLGATVVPVHSGNKTLKDATNEAIRDWCCNPEDTYYVIGSTIGPHPYPDMVARLQSVISEEMQKQLLEHEGRDYPDYIVACVGGGSNAAGAFYHYLHNDKVKLIEAEAAGKGIDTPYSAATIHLGREGIIHGCRTLIMQSEDGQIEEPYSISAGLDYPGIGPIHAYLAKTKRSTVLAITDDEALEAAFLLTKIEGIIPAMESAHALAALEKLTFKPDDVVVVNLSGRGDKDMETYIANQK